The proteins below are encoded in one region of Legionella antarctica:
- the istB gene encoding IS21-like element helper ATPase IstB — translation MNNESVLEQMRQLKMTGMQEGFREQQSQPKHADLSFEERLSLLLDREILRRDNNRVQSLQRRAKLRQSAAIEDVCYKNKRGLEKAKVMALAKCDFVRHHQNLLITGPTGCGKTYLSCAIGNQACRLGYKVRYLLLTRFLEEMSISHADGSYAKLMTQLHKDDVLILDDFGLTAINAAQRHDLFNLIEDRYQLKSTIITSQFPVAKWHEYLGEPTIADAILDRISENAHRIELNGESMRKKEIASS, via the coding sequence ATGAACAATGAATCCGTATTAGAACAAATGAGACAACTAAAAATGACGGGCATGCAGGAGGGCTTTCGTGAACAACAAAGCCAACCCAAACACGCCGACTTAAGCTTTGAAGAGAGGTTAAGTCTCTTGTTGGACCGCGAAATACTACGCAGAGACAATAATCGTGTGCAGAGTTTACAGCGGCGAGCAAAACTCAGGCAATCTGCAGCCATTGAAGATGTTTGTTATAAAAATAAGAGGGGTTTGGAAAAGGCAAAAGTGATGGCTCTTGCTAAATGTGACTTTGTTCGTCACCATCAAAATTTACTTATAACCGGACCTACCGGCTGCGGGAAAACATATCTTTCATGCGCTATCGGAAACCAAGCTTGCCGTCTAGGTTATAAAGTTCGCTATTTATTGTTAACGCGATTTTTAGAAGAAATGAGCATCTCACATGCCGATGGAAGCTATGCCAAGTTAATGACGCAATTACACAAGGATGATGTACTGATTCTTGATGACTTTGGATTAACAGCAATCAATGCAGCACAACGCCACGACTTGTTTAATCTTATTGAAGATCGGTATCAGCTAAAATCGACCATTATTACAAGCCAGTTTCCTGTGGCTAAATGGCATGAGTATTTAGGTGAGCCAACCATCGCCGATGCCATACTCGATCGCATCTCTGAAAATGCACATCGAATAGAACTCAACGGAGAGTCCATGAGAAAAAAAGAAATTGCTTCATCGTGA
- a CDS encoding BNR-4 repeat-containing protein: MLSLSSIVSADNTILTTIEEFNFKQAPGFKSDETYSQVWHFKESTYLVWVDPDYRAQITQIKNGKVTTVPLDENPDYVVQKDGHHRFSLGVDKLGYVHVTGDMHNYTDMTSSVITPYPARYQKKKILYWRSNKAEDITGKFSFMGDTFDRAMRGSGWMMGRFFTDNKGELFYSSHVQAFRSSTNFGQMGVGLYKYSPTDEMWTAIGDIAPVNESNITYIFPVLYWEYSGYNNSQFQNYQPVFKFDKSNNMYFALTGNTVRTLNGANRLLFAKSEDGGMTWKRANDTVIAGLPIRGISGLPNSADIILDTGTENFLEAKPGLNIDSNGKPGVMVQNKWRVWDGETWSFNTKVNYDTMLTANMGYRLPDNSLIFNATGWNKLLRTSSFDSETIGYDFVGYDRFIGVDDFALKNYGVIYGIGQNTTNEAVLKTTITQAPLPAVWADMDIDDVFLNYKGNAGYLNGRFVLTTYGAGIGNQSDSLHYTYKKMQGDGEITARVTAFALANDSAGLMMRETLNGTSKQVSQLLYPLRTPKYTAFQVRSRVGGYPSSSRTDNIAVPYWLRIKRTGDIFTGFISPDGITWKQTSSATVPMANEIYVGLAASAARHRWYMDGATFENVIAPADICQPANPTISLSPSFQSSNAGGLLNYAVAVINNDSPTCPNSNFVLTQGVPGGLSGKLTASELSIAPGAKSSTNIEIASSVSTPLGDYSFTVKASNGIYTSSANGTYQVKSSCVLNAPTISISPENKTSSGDFPSNYIVNIISNDTPTGYSCERDHRLSPSVITYYCAVFTSGEIITK, translated from the coding sequence ATGTTGTCTTTAAGCTCCATTGTCTCTGCTGATAACACGATACTAACTACCATTGAAGAATTCAATTTTAAGCAGGCTCCTGGTTTTAAATCTGATGAAACATATAGCCAAGTTTGGCATTTCAAAGAAAGTACCTATCTGGTGTGGGTCGATCCTGATTATCGTGCCCAAATCACCCAAATAAAGAACGGTAAAGTTACAACTGTACCCTTAGACGAGAATCCTGATTATGTAGTACAAAAAGATGGTCACCATCGTTTTTCCTTAGGTGTAGATAAACTGGGTTACGTTCATGTCACAGGTGATATGCATAATTATACAGATATGACCTCCAGCGTTATAACACCCTATCCAGCACGATACCAAAAAAAGAAAATTTTATACTGGCGCTCTAATAAAGCAGAGGATATCACCGGTAAATTTAGCTTTATGGGGGATACTTTTGATCGGGCTATGCGGGGCAGCGGCTGGATGATGGGGCGCTTTTTTACTGATAATAAGGGGGAGCTGTTCTATTCTTCACATGTTCAGGCTTTCAGATCGTCTACTAATTTTGGACAGATGGGTGTTGGCCTTTATAAATATAGCCCAACAGATGAAATGTGGACTGCTATAGGTGACATTGCCCCAGTTAACGAATCTAATATTACCTATATATTTCCCGTCCTATACTGGGAGTATTCAGGCTATAACAACAGTCAATTTCAAAACTACCAACCTGTATTTAAATTTGATAAATCGAATAATATGTATTTTGCGCTTACTGGCAATACTGTGCGAACCTTAAATGGGGCTAATCGATTATTATTTGCCAAATCTGAAGACGGCGGCATGACATGGAAGCGAGCCAATGACACGGTTATTGCCGGATTACCAATTCGGGGTATAAGTGGGTTACCTAATTCTGCAGATATCATCTTAGATACCGGAACTGAAAATTTTCTAGAAGCGAAGCCCGGGCTTAACATCGATAGTAACGGCAAACCAGGAGTTATGGTTCAAAACAAATGGCGGGTTTGGGATGGTGAAACCTGGTCATTTAATACTAAGGTCAACTACGACACGATGCTTACCGCCAATATGGGGTATCGCTTGCCTGACAACAGTTTAATTTTTAATGCAACAGGTTGGAATAAGCTATTAAGAACCTCATCATTTGACAGTGAAACAATAGGATATGATTTTGTAGGATACGATCGATTTATTGGCGTGGATGATTTTGCGCTTAAAAATTATGGTGTGATTTATGGCATTGGACAAAATACTACGAATGAAGCAGTTTTAAAAACAACAATAACCCAGGCTCCGTTACCTGCTGTATGGGCAGACATGGATATCGATGATGTATTCCTAAATTATAAAGGGAATGCAGGATATCTGAATGGCCGTTTTGTTTTGACTACCTATGGTGCTGGAATCGGTAATCAAAGTGATTCGTTGCATTATACCTATAAGAAAATGCAAGGAGATGGTGAAATAACTGCTCGAGTAACCGCATTTGCATTAGCTAATGACTCCGCAGGGTTGATGATGCGCGAAACGTTGAATGGGACCTCGAAACAGGTCAGTCAGTTACTGTATCCATTAAGGACTCCTAAATATACTGCTTTCCAAGTCAGGAGTAGGGTGGGTGGTTATCCAAGTTCATCACGAACTGACAATATCGCTGTGCCTTATTGGCTTCGCATTAAAAGGACAGGGGACATATTCACCGGGTTTATTTCACCTGATGGAATCACCTGGAAACAAACATCGTCCGCTACAGTTCCTATGGCTAACGAGATTTATGTAGGATTAGCAGCAAGTGCTGCAAGACATCGATGGTATATGGATGGGGCTACATTTGAAAATGTTATTGCACCGGCTGACATTTGCCAACCTGCAAATCCTACAATTAGCTTATCTCCCTCCTTCCAAAGCAGTAATGCAGGAGGCCTACTAAATTATGCTGTAGCTGTAATCAATAATGATTCACCCACTTGTCCTAATTCTAACTTCGTCCTGACTCAGGGAGTTCCTGGCGGTCTCTCAGGAAAATTAACTGCATCTGAACTATCCATTGCTCCTGGGGCAAAATCGTCGACTAATATAGAAATAGCATCTTCTGTATCGACCCCTTTAGGTGATTATAGCTTTACGGTCAAAGCAAGTAATGGAATTTACACAAGCTCTGCCAATGGAACCTATCAAGTCAAAAGCTCTTGTGTTTTAAATGCCCCAACAATATCAATTTCCCCTGAAAATAAAACTTCATCAGGAGATTTTCCCAGTAATTATATAGTTAACATTATCAGTAATGATACACCAACTGGGTATTCCTGCGAACGTGATCACCGATTATCGCCTAGCGTGATCACCTATTACTGCGCTGTTTTTACAAGCGGTGAGATTATTACAAAGTGA
- the ltrA gene encoding group II intron reverse transcriptase/maturase has product MPRERSNCRNNEADSTDAIHWGGATRISVEVTVMVMERRGCVKSLALMYNWKQDDILVTTKPFNIPKQLVWQAYKLVRANAGSAGIDNQSIDEFSQDLKGNLYKLWNRMSSGSYFPPAVKEVAIPKKQGGVRKLGIPTVTDRIAQMTVKLMMEPLLEPHFLNDSYGYRPNKSALDAIGVTRKRCWDYDWVVEFDIKGLFDNLSHELLMKAVKHHISDKWIVLYVERWLTAPIHDPQGICLPRTAGTPQGGVISPLLSNLFLHYAFDHWMTKHHPESPWCRYADDGLAHCRTQREAEEMLKEIDDRFKSRGLEIHPDKTKIIYCKDGARKGRYGNKSFDFLGYTFKARRVKVKSRNSFFIGFTPVVSLKAVKAMTLKLRRGSWRNNTSLSLQELADFINPMLRGWLAYYGKYSRSAMYRVWRCVNNMLLAWAKKKYKSLGNSRTKAGKLMERIHKEMPTLFIHWREGMFGALT; this is encoded by the coding sequence GAGGCTGATAGTACTGATGCAATACATTGGGGCGGAGCAACTCGTATTAGTGTTGAAGTCACTGTAATGGTGATGGAGCGAAGGGGTTGCGTTAAGTCGTTAGCATTAATGTACAACTGGAAGCAGGATGACATATTAGTGACAACAAAACCATTTAACATACCAAAACAACTTGTCTGGCAAGCTTATAAATTGGTGCGAGCCAATGCTGGCTCTGCTGGTATTGATAATCAATCCATTGATGAGTTTAGCCAAGACCTCAAGGGCAACTTGTATAAGCTATGGAATCGCATGAGTTCAGGAAGCTACTTTCCACCAGCGGTGAAAGAAGTAGCTATTCCTAAGAAACAAGGCGGTGTGAGAAAATTAGGTATACCTACAGTGACGGACAGAATTGCGCAAATGACGGTGAAATTAATGATGGAGCCGCTTCTTGAACCGCACTTTTTGAACGACTCCTATGGATATAGGCCTAATAAATCCGCCTTAGATGCGATAGGCGTTACAAGGAAACGGTGCTGGGATTATGACTGGGTCGTTGAATTTGACATAAAAGGTCTGTTTGACAATTTATCCCATGAACTTCTCATGAAAGCAGTGAAGCATCACATCAGCGACAAATGGATAGTGCTGTATGTGGAAAGATGGTTAACTGCACCAATTCATGATCCACAAGGAATATGCCTGCCGAGAACGGCCGGCACGCCGCAGGGCGGCGTGATCAGTCCTCTATTAAGTAATCTGTTTCTGCACTATGCATTTGATCACTGGATGACAAAACATCACCCGGAGTCTCCATGGTGTCGGTATGCCGACGATGGGCTTGCCCATTGCCGGACACAGCGAGAAGCAGAGGAAATGCTAAAAGAGATTGATGATCGATTTAAGTCTCGTGGTCTTGAAATTCACCCTGACAAGACAAAGATTATCTATTGCAAAGACGGAGCACGGAAAGGACGATATGGAAATAAATCATTCGACTTTCTAGGCTATACGTTCAAAGCAAGACGAGTCAAAGTCAAGTCAAGAAACAGTTTCTTCATTGGCTTCACTCCGGTGGTATCATTAAAGGCCGTGAAGGCAATGACATTGAAACTGCGGAGGGGCAGCTGGAGAAATAACACTTCCTTGAGTCTTCAAGAACTGGCTGACTTCATCAACCCGATGCTAAGGGGATGGCTTGCGTATTATGGAAAATACTCACGATCCGCTATGTATCGAGTTTGGCGGTGCGTCAACAATATGTTGTTGGCCTGGGCAAAGAAGAAGTATAAATCATTGGGGAACAGCAGAACCAAAGCAGGCAAACTAATGGAACGAATCCATAAAGAAATGCCTACGCTGTTCATTCATTGGCGCGAAGGTATGTTCGGTGCGTTGACTTAA
- a CDS encoding DUF4169 family protein gives MVDVINLNKKRKTKIRLEKEKKASENRIKFGRTNQEKQIEKQDSERNERYLDGHKLEKTEKNIE, from the coding sequence ATGGTGGACGTCATTAATCTAAATAAAAAAAGAAAGACTAAAATTCGTTTGGAAAAAGAAAAAAAAGCTTCGGAAAATCGCATTAAATTCGGGCGGACGAATCAAGAAAAGCAAATAGAGAAACAAGACAGTGAACGTAATGAACGGTATCTGGATGGGCACAAATTGGAAAAAACAGAGAAAAATATAGAGTAA